A section of the Chloroflexota bacterium genome encodes:
- a CDS encoding GntR family transcriptional regulator: MFDQDLSAILSLPDKRSLADEVTDSIREAILSGRLSPGERLREESLAKTLRVSRGPVRTAIQQLEREGLVRVRRNYGTFVARLSRQDLDEVYSLRLAIERLAVQMTCQISDGSRLNATRAVIARMASYNTNTISELEAAELDLQFHDAIYRATAHHRLIDVWSALRPQIHILLLTRNVVDSDFRVGLIEGHQLILDAITQRDEVLAIELTEAHLRVSYDRVSRSYERYAAKHAATSGA; the protein is encoded by the coding sequence ATGTTTGACCAAGACCTCTCTGCCATCCTGTCGTTGCCGGATAAGCGGTCGCTGGCCGACGAAGTCACGGACAGCATCCGCGAAGCGATCCTGAGCGGGCGGCTTTCGCCCGGCGAGCGGCTGCGCGAAGAGTCGCTGGCGAAGACGCTGCGCGTCAGCCGCGGCCCGGTGCGCACCGCGATCCAGCAACTGGAGCGCGAGGGACTGGTGCGGGTGCGCCGTAATTACGGCACCTTTGTCGCGCGGCTGTCGCGCCAAGATCTCGACGAAGTCTACAGCCTGCGACTGGCGATCGAGCGACTGGCCGTGCAGATGACCTGCCAGATCAGTGATGGCAGCCGGCTGAACGCCACGCGCGCGGTCATCGCGCGCATGGCATCGTACAACACGAACACGATCAGCGAGCTGGAGGCCGCCGAACTTGACTTGCAGTTCCACGACGCCATCTACCGCGCCACGGCTCACCACCGCTTGATCGACGTCTGGTCGGCGCTGCGCCCCCAGATACACATCTTGCTGCTCACGCGCAATGTGGTGGACTCCGACTTCCGCGTCGGGCTCATTGAAGGACATCAGCTCATCCTGGACGCCATCACGCAGCGGGACGAGGTGCTGGCGATCGAGTTGACCGAGGCCCATCTGCGTGTGTCGTACGACCGGGTCTCACGCAGCTACGAGCGATACGCGGCAAAACATGCCGCCACCTCCGGCGCGTAG
- a CDS encoding NAD(P)/FAD-dependent oxidoreductase, with protein MTTPGSPPYDFLIIGAGVIGCALARELARFNLRVGVVEQYHDVGDGTSKANSGILHTGFDAKPGTLESRLVREGRELWQAAAPALGVPIDPVGAVMLAVTDEQVGLLDGLLATARKNGGTDVQMLTRDEVCARVPAANPAVQRGLWVPRESLTCTFTTVIALAEHAAVNGVQFHFGRRVTAIERDADGYRVRAEGDEFRTRWLVISGGLWSDDLARMTGRDDFTITPRKGEFLVLDKSARAQVPHILLPVPTPISKGILVAPTINGNVLMGPTADDIEDKRDLGVTADGLRRVRSGALQLAPGLADEPVVATYAGLRTAGASNYLIEVDPAKQIVLAAGIRSTGLSSALAVAREISGRLAEAGVTLREKAEGMQPRPTRAWMAGQPRPCLDAERVAQNPAYGYIICQCESVSEGEIIEALHSPLGIISLDAIKKRTWANTGRCQGFYCTAATLQIMARETDLPLDALTKRGPGSELLAPVASQKGN; from the coding sequence GTGACTACTCCCGGTTCTCCCCCCTACGATTTCCTGATCATCGGCGCCGGCGTGATCGGCTGCGCGCTGGCGCGCGAGCTGGCCCGCTTCAATCTGCGCGTCGGCGTCGTCGAGCAGTATCACGACGTCGGCGACGGCACCAGCAAGGCCAACAGCGGCATCCTGCACACCGGCTTTGACGCCAAGCCGGGCACGCTCGAATCGCGCCTGGTGCGCGAAGGCCGCGAGTTGTGGCAGGCCGCCGCCCCTGCGCTCGGCGTGCCGATCGACCCGGTCGGTGCGGTGATGCTGGCTGTCACCGACGAGCAGGTCGGCCTGCTCGACGGCCTGCTCGCGACCGCGCGCAAGAACGGCGGGACGGACGTGCAGATGCTGACGCGCGACGAGGTTTGCGCGCGCGTGCCGGCCGCCAATCCGGCCGTGCAGCGCGGCCTGTGGGTGCCGCGCGAGAGTCTGACCTGCACCTTCACCACGGTCATCGCGCTGGCGGAGCACGCCGCCGTCAACGGCGTGCAGTTTCACTTCGGCCGGCGCGTGACCGCCATCGAGCGCGACGCCGACGGCTACCGCGTGCGCGCCGAGGGCGACGAGTTCCGCACACGCTGGCTAGTCATCAGCGGCGGACTTTGGTCCGATGACCTAGCACGCATGACCGGCCGCGATGACTTCACCATCACGCCGCGCAAGGGCGAGTTCCTCGTGCTCGACAAGAGCGCGCGCGCCCAGGTGCCGCATATCCTCTTGCCGGTGCCGACGCCAATCTCCAAAGGCATTCTTGTCGCGCCGACCATCAACGGCAACGTGCTGATGGGCCCGACCGCCGACGACATCGAGGACAAGCGCGATCTCGGCGTCACGGCAGACGGACTGCGGCGCGTGCGCAGCGGCGCGCTACAGTTGGCGCCCGGCCTGGCCGACGAGCCGGTCGTCGCCACCTACGCCGGGCTGCGCACGGCCGGCGCCAGCAACTACCTGATCGAAGTGGATCCGGCGAAACAGATCGTCCTGGCGGCCGGCATCCGCTCGACCGGGCTGAGTTCCGCGCTGGCGGTCGCGCGGGAGATCAGTGGCCGGCTCGCCGAGGCTGGCGTGACCTTGCGCGAGAAGGCCGAAGGCATGCAGCCGCGGCCGACACGCGCATGGATGGCGGGCCAGCCGCGACCCTGTCTCGATGCCGAGCGTGTCGCGCAAAACCCCGCATACGGCTACATCATCTGCCAGTGCGAGAGCGTCAGCGAGGGCGAGATCATCGAGGCGCTTCACTCGCCCCTGGGTATCATCTCACTCGACGCGATCAAGAAGCGCACCTGGGCGAACACCGGCCGCTGTCAGGGCTTCTACTGCACGGCCGCGACCCTGCAGATCATGGCGCGCGAAACCGACCTGCCGCTCGACGCGCTCACGAAGCGCGGCCCGGGCTCCGAACTGCTCGCGCCCGTCGCCAGCCAGAAGGGCAACTGA